The following are from one region of the Mauremys reevesii isolate NIE-2019 linkage group 2, ASM1616193v1, whole genome shotgun sequence genome:
- the MROH6 gene encoding maestro heat-like repeat-containing protein family member 6 isoform X6 — protein MTSVARQDPQKKSKQKSGSVSGIIIAGEGISSSPKVEKNLTLQQEKSQTVQLVAARKGTPPSLKRELSSLWVQEKFQAVKRLKSSLSSPEIATVPPSVRDLSAVFEEIQVIKGTLQVLSDSSMEIKAKLSKVHSEISQINMLMEKNESGISQVGDQVKIQVTKPEANSPDMKTRLCLADKQDLTLQQEQQRSVTQESGAASGKVVEQHSVKNQWDLTLWQGKTKSETAEPLITGDWTSLQTQQNSFPLPQEEGNGHSGKEHISLVSLTDLVLTNVASLKDSDNANEAATTTLAAILEHHRAEMKEKVSDIVDGIYFQINNVPEGSARRAALRVVCSLAEEYPEEVVSSLLRHSLPCDSNAAELWKGLCRNLEINAKVMWQLLRELKQRPRLQESSSSSGDGASLTPLAATRALSEMLTIYVCIGAMRGFYPQLFLALLTQVHYLVSLPGYTEVTRRECGQQNRLTTANHVSCAVESLKTLLIRDRKEIVLPWMEKVGGWDLLSSAEGYLEGVLLLARAMVTHSSYHLSGLLASTIPNLHTEDEERKLTAIAFFTGLLRSKSVTKLLPKRTILGRLEEWRIDPRPTVRWLSLHGLGNMALHRQKVKQLQALLPAILVGLNETHERLVREAITALGSILRHHRDRMNISSICVRIVKTLRPFLDDPRDKVRSSAIGLFGNLLSGLNLKSKSIMQEQVLSSLVPLLLHLHDQDREVVESCEWTLARCNDFMGWKLLEEIFTMAHYDNQQALCKVCKHLVQRYSGRVHEFLSQSQHYLKSGQAPVRRVASMFTASEASL, from the exons ATGACTTCAGTTGCACGGCAAGACCCTCAAAAGAAGAGCAAACAGAAGTCTGGTAGTGTCTCTGGGATCATTATTGCTGGTGAGGGCATAAGCTCCTCTCCAAAGGTTGAGAAGAACCTAAccttgcagcaggagaaatctCAAACAGTCCAGCTGGTTGCTGCCAGGAAGGGAACACCGCCTAGTCTGAAGAGAGAACTAAGCTCCTTGTGGGTTCAGGAGAAGTTTCAGGCTGTAAAAAGGCtaaaatcctctctctcttctcctgaaatAGCCACTGTCCCTCCCTCAGTGAGAGATCTCTCAGCTGTGTTTGAAGAAATCCAGGTTATCAAGGGGACATTGCAGGTACTTTCAGACTCATCGATGGAAATTAAAGCCAAGCTCTCCAAAGTACACAGTGAAATCTCACAGATCAACATGTTGATGGAGAAAAATGAATCAGGAATCAGCCAAGTTGGAGACCAAGTAAAGATTCAAGTCACTAAACCGGAGGCCAACTCTCCAGATATGAAGACACGGCTCTGTCTTGCAGACAAACAGGACCTTACCCtacagcaggagcagcagaggtCTGTAACGCAGGAGTCCGGTGCTGCTTCAGGAAAAGTGGTGGAGCAACACAGTGTCAAGAATCAATGGGACCTCACTCTTTGGCAAGGGAAGACGAAATCTGAAACAGCAGAGCCCCTGATAACAGGAGACTGGACAAGCTTGCAAACTCAACAGAACTCCTTCCCACTACCGCAGGAGGAAGGCAATGGTCAT AGCGGCAAAGAGCATATTAGTCTGGTCTCACTTACCGACCTGGTGCTGACAAATGTAGCCAGTCTGAAGGACTCTGACAATGCCAATGAAGCAGCCACGACAACACTGGCTGCAATTCTGGAGCACCATAGGGCTGAGATGAAGGAAAAG GTGTCAGACATTGTGGATGGCATCTATTTCCAGATAAACAACGTCCCAGAGGGCAGTGCCAGGCGGGCAGCTCTCAGGGTGGTGTGTTCATTGGCTGAGGAGTACCCAGAGGAAGTGGTCTCAAGCCTTCTGAGACACTCGCTCCCATGCGACAG CAACGCTGCTGAGCTGTGGAAGGGCCTGTGCAGAAACCTAGAAATCAATGCCAAAGTTATGTGGCAGCTGCTCAGAGAGCTGAAACAGAGACCCCGACtccaggagagcagcagcagctctggtgaTGGAGCCTCCCTCACTCCACTGGCT GCAACCAGAGCCTTGTCTGAGATGCTTACTATCTATGTGTGCATTGGAGCAATGCGGGGCTTCTACCCCCAGCTATTCCTAGCCCTGCTGACTCAAGTTCACTACCTGGTGAGCCTGCCGGGCTACACTGAGGTCACCAGAAGGGAGTGCGGCCAGCAGAACAGGCTCACGACAGCCAACCATGTGAG CTGTGCAGTGGAATCTCTGAAGACCCTGTTGATCCGAGACAGAAAAGAAATTGTGTTGCCATGGATGGAGAAAGTGGGAGGCTGGGACCTTCTCTCAAGTGCTGAGGGTTACCTGGAAGGGGTCCTTCTGCTAGCTAG AGCCATGGTTACACATTCAAGCTACCATCTCTCTGGGCTTCTTGCCAGTACCATCCCAAATCTCCACACTGAGGATGAAGAGAGAAAACTGACAGCCATTGCCTTCTTCACTGGG CTTCTCCGTAGCAAATCTGTGACCAAGCTATTGCCAAAACGAACTATTCTGGGTAGGCTGGAAGAGTGGCGGATAGATCCGAGACCCACTGTTCGCTGGCTAAGTCTGCACGGGCTTGGAAACATGGCACTTCACCGGCAGAAG GTGAAACAGCTCCAGGCTCTCCTTCCCGCCATCCTGGTGGGTTTGAATGAGACACATGAGAGGCTTGTTAGGGAGGCCATCACCGCTCTGGGAAGTATTCTCAGACACCACAGGGACAGGATGAACATCAGCTCCATCTGTGTTCGGATTGTGAAGACGCTTCGGCCCTTCCTGGATGAC CCCAGAGACAAGGTGCGCTCTTCTGCCATTGGCCTGTTTGGGAACCTCTTAAGCGGTTTGAACCTAAAGTCTAAATCCATCATGCAGGAGCAAGTCCTCAGCAGCTTGGTGCCGTTGCTCCTCCATCTGCACGACCAGGACCGGGAGGTGGTTGAG AGCTGTGAGTGGACTTTAGCACGATGTAATGACTTCATGGGATGGAAATTGCTGGAGGAGATATTCACCATGGCCCATTATGACAATCAGCAGGCCTTGTGCAAAGTCTGCAAGCACCTG GTTCAGCGATACTCAGGGAGAGTCCATGAATTCCTGTCCCAGAGCCAGCACTATCTGAAGAGCGGCCAGGCTCCTGTGAGGAGGGTAGCCAGTATGTTCACAg CAAGTGAAGCAAGTCTCTGA
- the MROH6 gene encoding maestro heat-like repeat-containing protein family member 6 isoform X5 gives MTSVARQDPQKKSKQKSGSVSGIIIAGEGISSSPKVEKNLTLQQEKSQTVQLVAARKGTPPSLKRELSSLWVQEKFQAVKRLKSSLSSPEIATVPPSVRDLSAVFEEIQVIKGTLQVLSDSSMEIKAKLSKVHSEISQINMLMEKNESGISQVGDQVKIQVTKPEANSPDMKTRLCLADKQDLTLQQEQQRSVTQESGAASGKVVEQHSVKNQWDLTLWQGKTKSETAEPLITGDWTSLQTQQNSFPLPQEEGNGHSGKEHISLVSLTDLVLTNVASLKDSDNANEAATTTLAAILEHHRAEMKEKVSDIVDGIYFQINNVPEGSARRAALRVVCSLAEEYPEEVVSSLLRHSLPCDSNAAELWKGLCRNLEINAKVMWQLLRELKQRPRLQESSSSSGDGASLTPLAATRALSEMLTIYVCIGAMRGFYPQLFLALLTQVHYLVSLPGYTEVTRRECGQQNRLTTANHVSCAVESLKTLLIRDRKEIVLPWMEKVGGWDLLSSAEGYLEGVLLLARAMVTHSSYHLSGLLASTIPNLHTEDEERKLTAIAFFTGLLRSKSVTKLLPKRTILGRLEEWRIDPRPTVRWLSLHGLGNMALHRQKVKQLQALLPAILVGLNETHERLVREAITALGSILRHHRDRMNISSICVRIVKTLRPFLDDPRDKVRSSAIGLFGNLLSGLNLKSKSIMQEQVLSSLVPLLLHLHDQDREVVESCEWTLARCNDFMGWKLLEEIFTMAHYDNQQALCKVCKHLVQRYSGRVHEFLSQSQHYLKSGQAPVRRVASMFTGFIVHHMDASCMSVGDMSSLLSASEASL, from the exons ATGACTTCAGTTGCACGGCAAGACCCTCAAAAGAAGAGCAAACAGAAGTCTGGTAGTGTCTCTGGGATCATTATTGCTGGTGAGGGCATAAGCTCCTCTCCAAAGGTTGAGAAGAACCTAAccttgcagcaggagaaatctCAAACAGTCCAGCTGGTTGCTGCCAGGAAGGGAACACCGCCTAGTCTGAAGAGAGAACTAAGCTCCTTGTGGGTTCAGGAGAAGTTTCAGGCTGTAAAAAGGCtaaaatcctctctctcttctcctgaaatAGCCACTGTCCCTCCCTCAGTGAGAGATCTCTCAGCTGTGTTTGAAGAAATCCAGGTTATCAAGGGGACATTGCAGGTACTTTCAGACTCATCGATGGAAATTAAAGCCAAGCTCTCCAAAGTACACAGTGAAATCTCACAGATCAACATGTTGATGGAGAAAAATGAATCAGGAATCAGCCAAGTTGGAGACCAAGTAAAGATTCAAGTCACTAAACCGGAGGCCAACTCTCCAGATATGAAGACACGGCTCTGTCTTGCAGACAAACAGGACCTTACCCtacagcaggagcagcagaggtCTGTAACGCAGGAGTCCGGTGCTGCTTCAGGAAAAGTGGTGGAGCAACACAGTGTCAAGAATCAATGGGACCTCACTCTTTGGCAAGGGAAGACGAAATCTGAAACAGCAGAGCCCCTGATAACAGGAGACTGGACAAGCTTGCAAACTCAACAGAACTCCTTCCCACTACCGCAGGAGGAAGGCAATGGTCAT AGCGGCAAAGAGCATATTAGTCTGGTCTCACTTACCGACCTGGTGCTGACAAATGTAGCCAGTCTGAAGGACTCTGACAATGCCAATGAAGCAGCCACGACAACACTGGCTGCAATTCTGGAGCACCATAGGGCTGAGATGAAGGAAAAG GTGTCAGACATTGTGGATGGCATCTATTTCCAGATAAACAACGTCCCAGAGGGCAGTGCCAGGCGGGCAGCTCTCAGGGTGGTGTGTTCATTGGCTGAGGAGTACCCAGAGGAAGTGGTCTCAAGCCTTCTGAGACACTCGCTCCCATGCGACAG CAACGCTGCTGAGCTGTGGAAGGGCCTGTGCAGAAACCTAGAAATCAATGCCAAAGTTATGTGGCAGCTGCTCAGAGAGCTGAAACAGAGACCCCGACtccaggagagcagcagcagctctggtgaTGGAGCCTCCCTCACTCCACTGGCT GCAACCAGAGCCTTGTCTGAGATGCTTACTATCTATGTGTGCATTGGAGCAATGCGGGGCTTCTACCCCCAGCTATTCCTAGCCCTGCTGACTCAAGTTCACTACCTGGTGAGCCTGCCGGGCTACACTGAGGTCACCAGAAGGGAGTGCGGCCAGCAGAACAGGCTCACGACAGCCAACCATGTGAG CTGTGCAGTGGAATCTCTGAAGACCCTGTTGATCCGAGACAGAAAAGAAATTGTGTTGCCATGGATGGAGAAAGTGGGAGGCTGGGACCTTCTCTCAAGTGCTGAGGGTTACCTGGAAGGGGTCCTTCTGCTAGCTAG AGCCATGGTTACACATTCAAGCTACCATCTCTCTGGGCTTCTTGCCAGTACCATCCCAAATCTCCACACTGAGGATGAAGAGAGAAAACTGACAGCCATTGCCTTCTTCACTGGG CTTCTCCGTAGCAAATCTGTGACCAAGCTATTGCCAAAACGAACTATTCTGGGTAGGCTGGAAGAGTGGCGGATAGATCCGAGACCCACTGTTCGCTGGCTAAGTCTGCACGGGCTTGGAAACATGGCACTTCACCGGCAGAAG GTGAAACAGCTCCAGGCTCTCCTTCCCGCCATCCTGGTGGGTTTGAATGAGACACATGAGAGGCTTGTTAGGGAGGCCATCACCGCTCTGGGAAGTATTCTCAGACACCACAGGGACAGGATGAACATCAGCTCCATCTGTGTTCGGATTGTGAAGACGCTTCGGCCCTTCCTGGATGAC CCCAGAGACAAGGTGCGCTCTTCTGCCATTGGCCTGTTTGGGAACCTCTTAAGCGGTTTGAACCTAAAGTCTAAATCCATCATGCAGGAGCAAGTCCTCAGCAGCTTGGTGCCGTTGCTCCTCCATCTGCACGACCAGGACCGGGAGGTGGTTGAG AGCTGTGAGTGGACTTTAGCACGATGTAATGACTTCATGGGATGGAAATTGCTGGAGGAGATATTCACCATGGCCCATTATGACAATCAGCAGGCCTTGTGCAAAGTCTGCAAGCACCTG GTTCAGCGATACTCAGGGAGAGTCCATGAATTCCTGTCCCAGAGCCAGCACTATCTGAAGAGCGGCCAGGCTCCTGTGAGGAGGGTAGCCAGTATGTTCACAg GGTTCATTGTCCATCACATGGATGCCAGCTGCATGAGTGTAGGAGATATGTCCTCACTGCTCAGTG CAAGTGAAGCAAGTCTCTGA